A portion of the Nitrospinaceae bacterium genome contains these proteins:
- a CDS encoding tetratricopeptide repeat protein — MPGKSRKKKPRKSNRARGTRKNKTASPSIKSLENSAIALHQGGRLPEAEKLYRQILTLDENHALALNHLGIILQIDEKHEESLAFFNRSVEMAPASHDFRFNRGRLFVEMGRNEEAAGDYRAAIELSPQFTAPLINLGILEMGAGNTTQAKALYLKAIEIQPDMIEAHLNLGTLFLGEGNAQEARQSFDTVLRLDPGNQPARHLLSTLAGDSPETAPKEFVSKLFDDYAGSFETHLTEELGYQFPQMIREAVPLVLNREPVSLRILDLGCGTGLCGLLFRDMAETLIGVDLSPGMLAKAREKNVYDSLIEGDLSKALEAESESLDLVIAADVFIYVGNLRQVFSGCRGAMSAGALLAFSTEYLDGEGFELRASGRFAHSTKYIEALADEFGFSVVKREEIAIRTSNAQPLAGNLYIVSKQDSVAAGATNAEAVNNLGEPKNFDDALNKVFQEILEERYSVAASGRGWLFTTVLDHAFIDGDLESMPAVKVKTGEYEKPVAEDIDVIKEASVFLARIGDCEDTKKKYEMMEEMAMMNVPVLTSDSFVNSADSDLYRDVEGIFEGDCLNVVIVGAGLSGLALASALKMTLRGKVNVLVVENRIYAQHHKLPYRRRWITNVPLELGDGLLEDEIIALMAAVGKKSYIGVTVNVFETLMLLSCRRMGVKFLFSDNCDFSFLENSKAQVVFNATGNRFRKISFPEVGAPAIAKEVVPTNVLHMPNEGISDFGVKIDWPKTAQEITVEYHGNIFIPVLNGRRIKSPIVKVGHIPFRLYQGILNLVAGNNADNKIYVWPGTLKAEINQVIVIIGLQSNEYENLYREISSPEKIGTVLQNRLLLEVFDERVVRLLEFISDRTDAADDVVMEPPFVYEPYLIKYPGGFEKLHGKPVIPIGDSIYNGNMKMGNGISPHLGHVKDIKNLFVKHMFS; from the coding sequence GTGCCTGGTAAGTCTCGAAAGAAAAAACCTAGAAAGTCGAATCGCGCACGCGGAACGAGGAAAAACAAGACAGCGAGCCCGAGTATTAAATCCCTTGAAAATTCTGCTATTGCCCTCCATCAAGGGGGGCGGCTCCCCGAGGCCGAAAAACTTTACCGACAAATTTTGACGCTCGATGAGAATCATGCCCTGGCGCTGAATCATTTGGGAATAATTCTTCAAATCGATGAGAAACACGAAGAGTCTTTGGCGTTTTTCAATCGTTCTGTCGAGATGGCCCCAGCCTCCCATGACTTTAGATTCAACAGGGGGCGCTTATTTGTCGAGATGGGCAGGAACGAGGAGGCGGCGGGGGACTACAGGGCGGCCATTGAGCTTAGCCCGCAATTCACAGCGCCCTTAATCAACCTGGGTATTCTTGAAATGGGCGCCGGGAACACAACGCAAGCCAAGGCCCTGTATCTCAAGGCGATTGAAATTCAGCCGGACATGATTGAGGCACATCTCAATTTGGGCACATTGTTTCTCGGCGAGGGAAACGCCCAGGAGGCCAGGCAATCTTTCGACACTGTCCTTCGTCTCGACCCGGGCAATCAGCCAGCCCGGCATCTGTTGTCTACACTGGCGGGGGATTCTCCTGAAACGGCCCCAAAGGAATTTGTTTCCAAGCTTTTTGATGATTATGCGGGAAGCTTCGAAACCCATCTCACCGAGGAGCTTGGCTACCAGTTTCCCCAAATGATCAGGGAGGCGGTGCCCCTCGTGTTGAATCGCGAGCCTGTATCGCTGCGCATTCTCGATTTGGGTTGCGGCACGGGTCTTTGTGGCCTCCTGTTCCGGGATATGGCTGAAACCTTGATTGGCGTGGATCTTTCGCCAGGGATGTTGGCAAAGGCGCGCGAGAAAAATGTTTACGATTCTCTGATTGAGGGAGATCTTTCAAAAGCGCTTGAGGCCGAAAGCGAATCGCTCGATCTTGTCATTGCGGCAGATGTTTTTATTTATGTCGGAAATTTGCGACAAGTTTTTTCAGGTTGCAGGGGTGCAATGAGCGCAGGCGCGCTCTTGGCTTTTTCCACCGAATATCTTGATGGCGAGGGGTTTGAGCTTCGCGCATCGGGAAGATTCGCTCATTCGACGAAATACATAGAAGCGCTGGCGGATGAATTTGGATTCTCCGTAGTTAAAAGAGAAGAAATCGCTATCAGAACGTCTAACGCCCAGCCTTTGGCCGGTAATCTTTATATCGTCTCCAAACAAGATTCGGTGGCAGCGGGCGCAACGAATGCCGAGGCCGTGAATAATTTGGGAGAACCGAAAAATTTCGATGATGCCCTCAATAAAGTATTTCAAGAGATTTTGGAGGAAAGGTATTCTGTCGCCGCTAGCGGGAGGGGATGGCTCTTTACCACCGTTCTTGACCATGCGTTTATCGATGGCGACCTGGAGAGCATGCCTGCCGTTAAGGTGAAAACCGGAGAATATGAAAAGCCCGTGGCAGAGGATATTGACGTTATCAAAGAGGCGTCGGTGTTTTTGGCGCGTATCGGCGATTGCGAGGACACCAAGAAAAAATATGAAATGATGGAAGAGATGGCGATGATGAATGTGCCGGTTTTGACATCAGATTCATTCGTGAACAGTGCGGATAGCGATTTGTATCGAGATGTTGAAGGAATTTTCGAGGGCGACTGTTTGAACGTAGTCATTGTCGGCGCGGGTTTGAGTGGTCTGGCTTTGGCGAGCGCGCTGAAGATGACCTTGCGGGGCAAGGTGAATGTCCTCGTAGTTGAAAACAGGATTTATGCCCAGCACCATAAATTACCCTACCGCCGAAGGTGGATCACGAATGTGCCCTTGGAGCTTGGGGACGGTCTTCTGGAGGATGAGATTATTGCCCTGATGGCTGCCGTGGGAAAGAAAAGTTATATCGGGGTGACGGTCAATGTTTTCGAGACGCTGATGCTTCTGTCCTGCCGGAGGATGGGGGTGAAGTTTTTATTTTCGGATAACTGTGATTTCTCGTTTCTCGAAAACAGCAAGGCGCAAGTTGTATTCAACGCCACGGGAAACAGGTTCAGGAAAATTTCATTTCCCGAGGTCGGGGCCCCTGCCATAGCAAAAGAAGTTGTTCCGACAAATGTGTTGCATATGCCCAACGAGGGCATTTCTGATTTTGGCGTGAAAATCGATTGGCCAAAAACGGCGCAAGAGATAACCGTTGAGTATCATGGCAATATTTTCATTCCCGTGCTGAATGGGCGGAGAATTAAATCTCCCATCGTTAAGGTGGGGCACATTCCTTTTCGGCTGTATCAGGGAATTTTGAATCTCGTTGCGGGTAATAATGCCGACAACAAAATTTATGTGTGGCCAGGGACATTGAAGGCGGAAATTAATCAAGTGATCGTTATCATTGGATTGCAAAGCAATGAATACGAAAATTTGTATAGAGAAATATCCTCGCCCGAGAAAATTGGCACCGTGTTGCAAAACCGCTTGTTGCTGGAGGTTTTCGATGAAAGGGTGGTGAGGTTGTTGGAATTCATTTCGGATCGTACCGATGCGGCGGACGATGTTGTCATGGAGCCGCCCTTTGTGTACGAGCCGTATCTAATTAAGTATCCAGGCGGGTTTGAAAAACTGCACGGCAAACCCGTTATTCCAATTGGGGACTCTATCTACAATGGCAATATGAAGATGGGGAACGGCATCAGCCCGCATCTGGGACATGTTAAGGACATAAAGAATTTG
- a CDS encoding Bax inhibitor-1/YccA family protein — MRSREFAQSTGQHVVSADAAAFMQRVYGWMTAGLAVTGLSAFYIASSEAAINFIFGSQLSMFLVIGVQLALVFSIRPVMKSKGSAIGAAMFLAYAATLGVTVSTLLLRYTGDSVAQAFFVTAGAFAGLSIFAFVTKKDLSGVGNFCMVGLFGIIIASIVNIFMASSAIHFAISVLGVLIFAGLTAYDTQKMRNYALSQDTNNETGRRASIMAALELYLDFIMMFIYLTQILGTSRD, encoded by the coding sequence ATGAGATCAAGAGAATTTGCTCAGTCTACCGGCCAGCATGTTGTAAGCGCCGATGCCGCAGCGTTTATGCAAAGAGTCTATGGATGGATGACAGCAGGCCTCGCGGTCACCGGCCTATCCGCCTTCTACATCGCATCGAGCGAGGCGGCCATCAACTTTATTTTCGGCAGCCAGCTCTCTATGTTCCTCGTCATTGGTGTCCAGCTTGCACTCGTCTTCTCAATTCGCCCGGTGATGAAATCGAAGGGCTCAGCCATAGGCGCGGCCATGTTCCTCGCCTACGCGGCAACCTTGGGCGTCACCGTCTCGACCCTACTCCTTCGCTACACGGGCGATTCGGTTGCCCAGGCATTTTTCGTCACAGCAGGCGCCTTTGCTGGCCTTTCCATCTTTGCCTTCGTCACGAAAAAAGACCTTTCGGGCGTGGGCAACTTTTGCATGGTCGGCCTGTTCGGCATCATCATCGCCAGCATCGTCAACATCTTCATGGCCAGCTCGGCAATTCACTTCGCCATAAGCGTGCTTGGCGTTCTCATCTTTGCGGGCCTCACCGCCTACGACACCCAGAAGATGAGAAATTATGCCCTGAGCCAGGACACCAACAACGAGACCGGCCGCCGCGCCTCGATTATGGCGGCCCTTGAGCTTTATCTCGACTTCATCATGATGTTCATCTACCTCACGCAGATACTAGGCACCTCGCGCGACTAA